A stretch of Telopea speciosissima isolate NSW1024214 ecotype Mountain lineage chromosome 11, Tspe_v1, whole genome shotgun sequence DNA encodes these proteins:
- the LOC122645957 gene encoding uncharacterized protein LOC122645957 isoform X2 gives MTKFMITDDLQVNPISPATIVKLLRKLGIKDMNSLQETTLSIGSKEILNLLKGSLLSKTPLTDVFLKKQAFASDEGLKYEIGDEVQSKSRRSPLDMTMKITMSKSMNKALYAEAGEDMVNFLLSFLSLPLGSILQLLDGNSSLGSMDNLYKSAECSKVMKDDSLRNLLLHPGLTSASYVQPTTSK, from the exons ATGACTAAGTTCATGATTACAGATGATTTGCAGGTAAATCCCATCTCTCCAGCTACTATAGTGAAACTATTGCGCAAACTTGGGATTAAAGACATGAATTCCCTCCAAGAGACCACACTGAGTATTGGCTCAAAGGAG ATTTTGAATCTGCTCAAGGGATCGTTATTATCCAAGACACCTCTGACAGATGTGTTTCTTAAAAAGCAAGCATTTGCATCTGATGAAGGTTTAAAATATGAGATAGGAGATGAAGTGCAGTCTAAGAGTAGAAGATCTCCACTAGATATGACTATGAAGATAACGATGAGCAAGTCAATGAACAAAGCATTATATGCTGAAGCTGGGGAAGATATGGTTAATTTTCTCCTCAGCTTCCTTTCCTTGCCCCTTGGTTCCATTTTACAGCTCTTGGATGGGAATTCATCACTGGGATCCATGGACAACTTGTACAAGAGCGCGGAATGTTCAAAAGTTATGAAGGATGATAGTCTAAGGAACCTGCTTCTGCATCCCGGGCTCACTAGTGCTTCCTACGTACAACCCACTACAAGTAAATGA